The Streptomyces kanamyceticus genome window below encodes:
- a CDS encoding WXG100 family type VII secretion target, with translation MSKDLDVTYQDMRDAAKHVVKEKDKLKEKLDGLRKYIANLVESGFVTKSASKAFDESFDEFVKGAKDTIDGLDGMGDYLTNAADKFEQIDDELGKAAKK, from the coding sequence ATGTCCAAGGACCTTGATGTCACATATCAGGACATGCGGGATGCTGCGAAGCATGTCGTCAAGGAGAAGGACAAGCTCAAGGAGAAGCTCGACGGTCTGCGGAAGTACATCGCGAACCTGGTCGAGTCCGGCTTCGTGACCAAGAGCGCCTCGAAGGCGTTCGACGAGAGCTTCGACGAGTTCGTCAAGGGCGCGAAGGACACCATCGACGGTCTCGACGGCATGGGTGACTACCTCACCAACGCCGCGGACAAGTTCGAGCAGATCGACGACGAGCTCGGCAAGGCCGCCAAGAAGTAG